A single window of Pseudarthrobacter defluvii DNA harbors:
- a CDS encoding Gfo/Idh/MocA family protein — protein sequence MGFETKTIRIAMNGITGRMGYRQHLLRSILPIRDAGGFTLEDGTRVQVEPILVGRNEAKIRELAEKHKVSEWTTDLDAVIEDPTVDVVFDASMTSLRAATLKKAMLAGKHIFTEKPTAETLDEAIELARIGKEAGVTAGVVHDKLYLPGLVKLRRLVDEGFFGRILSIRGEFGYWVFEGDIQAAQRPSWNYRKEDGGGMTTDMFCHWNYVLEGIIGKVKSVNAKTATHIPARWDEAGKEYKATADDASYGIFELETPGGDEVIGQINSSWAVRVYRDELVEFQVDGTHGSAVAGLNKCVAQQRAHTPKPVWNPDLPVTESFRDQWQEVPANAELDNGFKLQWEEFLRDVVAGREHRFGLLSAARGVQLAELGLRSNDERRTLDIPEITL from the coding sequence ATGGGCTTCGAAACGAAAACGATCCGCATCGCCATGAACGGCATCACCGGCCGGATGGGGTACCGCCAGCACCTGCTGCGTTCCATCCTGCCCATCCGCGACGCTGGGGGCTTCACCCTCGAAGACGGCACGCGTGTGCAGGTGGAACCCATCCTGGTGGGCCGCAACGAGGCCAAGATCCGCGAGCTGGCGGAAAAGCACAAGGTCTCTGAATGGACCACCGACCTCGATGCCGTCATCGAAGACCCCACTGTCGACGTCGTTTTTGACGCCTCCATGACCAGCTTGCGCGCCGCCACCCTCAAGAAGGCCATGCTGGCCGGCAAGCACATCTTTACCGAGAAGCCCACGGCGGAAACGCTGGACGAGGCCATCGAGCTGGCCCGGATCGGCAAGGAGGCCGGCGTTACCGCGGGCGTCGTCCATGACAAGCTTTACCTCCCCGGCCTGGTCAAGCTCCGCCGCCTGGTGGACGAAGGCTTCTTCGGCCGCATCCTCTCCATCCGCGGTGAATTCGGCTACTGGGTCTTCGAAGGCGACATCCAGGCGGCCCAGCGCCCGTCCTGGAACTACCGCAAGGAAGACGGCGGCGGAATGACCACCGATATGTTCTGCCACTGGAACTATGTCCTCGAAGGCATCATCGGGAAGGTCAAGAGCGTCAACGCCAAGACGGCCACCCACATCCCGGCACGCTGGGACGAAGCAGGCAAGGAATACAAGGCCACGGCGGATGACGCCTCCTACGGCATCTTCGAGCTCGAGACCCCGGGCGGCGACGAAGTCATCGGCCAGATCAACTCCTCCTGGGCCGTGCGCGTCTACCGCGACGAGCTGGTGGAATTCCAGGTGGACGGCACGCACGGCTCCGCCGTCGCCGGGCTGAACAAGTGCGTCGCCCAGCAGCGCGCCCACACCCCCAAGCCCGTATGGAACCCGGACCTGCCCGTCACCGAGTCCTTCCGCGACCAGTGGCAGGAAGTTCCCGCCAACGCCGAGCTGGACAACGGCTTCAAGCTTCAGTGGGAAGAGTTCCTCCGCGACGTAGTGGCCGGCCGCGAACACCGCTTCGGGCTGTTGTCCGCCGCACGCGGTGTGCAGCTGGCCGAACTCGGCCTGCGCTCAAACGACGAACGCCGCACCCTCGACATCCCGGAGATCACCCTCTAA
- a CDS encoding LacI family DNA-binding transcriptional regulator translates to MAASTLTEVARLAGVSPATASRVLNGSARKPGKDIAERVRQAADSLGYIPNAQAQGLAKSSSGLIGLIVHDIADPYFAAIARGVQEAAREQRKMVLLATTGGGPAEEKEAVAAFAARRADSIVIAGSRSCRTEDQDGNAELAAELDRYCRNGGRVAVVGHPVVGASAEEGYHVVKVPNQELAGQLATELAAEWDGDFVIVGGPEGLLTSDDRVRGFQEGLQRAGRPEADVMRTGFNRSGGFEAGLQLAGRIKAAQSGGSAAPKLCIFAVNDVMAIGAAAALRAEGLRIPRDAAIAGFDDIETLRDFRPALSTVRLPLEDIGRLATRATGPQQNSGEAEDALPGGISGEVTLRRSTEAAA, encoded by the coding sequence GTGGCTGCAAGTACCCTTACCGAGGTGGCGCGCCTTGCCGGCGTCTCCCCCGCCACAGCCTCACGCGTACTGAACGGCTCGGCCCGCAAGCCCGGCAAGGACATTGCCGAGCGCGTTCGGCAGGCCGCGGACTCACTTGGCTACATCCCGAATGCCCAGGCCCAGGGGTTGGCGAAATCCAGCTCCGGACTGATCGGCCTGATCGTCCATGACATCGCGGACCCTTACTTTGCCGCCATCGCGCGGGGCGTTCAGGAAGCCGCCCGGGAACAGCGCAAGATGGTGCTGCTGGCCACCACGGGAGGCGGGCCGGCGGAGGAAAAGGAAGCGGTGGCGGCCTTCGCCGCGCGCCGGGCAGACTCGATCGTGATTGCCGGATCCCGCTCCTGCCGGACCGAAGACCAGGACGGCAACGCCGAACTGGCCGCGGAACTTGACCGGTACTGCCGGAACGGCGGCAGGGTGGCTGTGGTGGGACATCCCGTGGTCGGCGCCTCGGCCGAGGAGGGCTACCACGTGGTGAAAGTCCCCAACCAGGAGCTCGCCGGCCAGCTGGCCACGGAACTTGCGGCAGAGTGGGACGGCGACTTCGTTATCGTGGGCGGACCGGAGGGACTCCTGACCTCCGATGACCGGGTGCGCGGCTTCCAGGAGGGACTTCAGCGGGCCGGGCGGCCGGAGGCTGACGTCATGCGGACCGGATTCAACCGGTCCGGCGGATTTGAAGCCGGGCTCCAACTGGCCGGACGGATCAAGGCGGCCCAGTCCGGAGGGAGCGCGGCACCGAAACTCTGTATTTTCGCCGTCAATGACGTGATGGCCATCGGGGCAGCAGCAGCCCTCCGGGCGGAGGGGCTTCGCATCCCCCGCGACGCCGCGATCGCCGGCTTCGACGACATCGAAACCCTGCGGGACTTCCGGCCCGCCCTTTCCACCGTCCGCCTGCCGCTGGAAGACATCGGACGCCTGGCCACCCGCGCTACAGGCCCCCAGCAGAACAGCGGGGAGGCGGAAGACGCCCTCCCCGGTGGCATCAGCGGCGAGGTCACGCTGCGGCGCAGCACGGAAGCGGCAGCCTGA
- a CDS encoding dihydrodipicolinate synthase family protein codes for MTSLILPSEDGGTREYRLQGGTAWARPTAPLTARRAYAAAHVIPEVLADNTPGAPARLDWDATMAYRHELWSYGLGVADAMDTAQRGMGLDWAATQQLIKRTGVEAASVVAANNPATAGKSVRDLVSCGAGTDQLDIDSLPAGEAGLKAVLEAYREQIAVITEAGPKVIIMASRALAKAATGPEDYLKVYSTLLQEVDQPVILHWLGTMFDPALAGYWGSDDVATATQTFLGLIRDNAAKVDGVKVSLLDASHEVALRAALPEGVRLYTGDDFNYPELIDGDGTHHSDALLGIFAAIYPAASVALQHYEAGNTAKAREILDSTRELGKHIFSAPTFYYKTGIAFMSWLNGKQPGFQMVGGLHSGRSVCHLSRTFELADQAGLLRDPALAAFRMSDYLRINGVGA; via the coding sequence ATGACTTCCCTCATCCTTCCCTCCGAAGACGGCGGCACCAGGGAGTACCGACTGCAGGGCGGCACCGCCTGGGCCAGGCCCACCGCCCCTTTGACGGCGCGGCGTGCCTACGCGGCGGCGCACGTCATTCCCGAAGTCCTCGCCGACAACACACCCGGCGCCCCCGCCCGGCTCGACTGGGACGCCACCATGGCATACCGGCACGAACTGTGGTCATACGGCCTGGGCGTCGCCGATGCCATGGACACCGCCCAGCGCGGCATGGGCCTGGACTGGGCAGCCACCCAGCAGCTCATCAAGCGCACCGGCGTGGAAGCCGCCTCGGTGGTGGCAGCCAACAACCCTGCCACCGCGGGCAAGTCCGTCCGCGACCTCGTGTCCTGCGGCGCCGGCACCGACCAGCTGGACATCGATTCCCTGCCCGCCGGCGAAGCCGGACTGAAGGCCGTCCTCGAGGCGTACCGCGAGCAGATCGCGGTCATCACGGAGGCCGGGCCCAAGGTCATCATCATGGCCTCCCGCGCCCTGGCCAAGGCCGCCACCGGGCCGGAGGACTACCTGAAGGTCTACTCCACCCTGCTGCAGGAAGTGGACCAGCCGGTCATCCTGCACTGGCTGGGCACCATGTTCGATCCCGCCCTTGCCGGCTACTGGGGCTCTGACGACGTCGCTACCGCCACCCAGACCTTCCTCGGCCTGATCAGGGACAACGCGGCCAAGGTGGACGGCGTCAAGGTCTCCCTCCTGGATGCCAGCCACGAAGTGGCCCTGCGCGCAGCCCTGCCCGAAGGTGTCCGCCTCTACACCGGCGACGACTTCAACTACCCGGAACTGATCGACGGCGACGGCACCCACCACTCGGACGCCCTGCTGGGCATCTTCGCGGCCATCTACCCGGCCGCGTCTGTGGCACTGCAGCACTACGAGGCCGGAAACACCGCCAAAGCCCGCGAAATCCTGGACTCCACCCGCGAACTGGGCAAACACATTTTCAGTGCCCCCACGTTCTACTACAAAACCGGAATCGCGTTCATGTCCTGGCTCAACGGCAAGCAGCCGGGCTTCCAGATGGTGGGCGGGCTGCACTCGGGACGCTCGGTATGCCACCTGTCCAGGACGTTCGAGTTGGCGGACCAGGCCGGCCTCCTCAGGGACCCTGCCCTCGCAGCGTTCCGGATGTCCGATTACCTGCGGATCAACGGGGTGGGGGCATGA
- the xylA gene encoding xylose isomerase, which yields MTPTPTPADKFTFGLWTVGWTGADPFGVATRSALDPVEAVHRLAELGAYGITFHDNDLVPFDASASERDLILKNFRAALAETGLKVPMVTTNLFSHPVFKDGGFTSNDRSVRRFALSKVLRNIDLAAELGAETFVMWGGREGSEYDGSKDLAAALDRMKEGVDTAAGYIKEKGYNLRIALEPKPNEPRGDIFLPTVGHGLAFIAQLEHGDIVGLNPETGHEQMAGLNFTHGIAQALWAGKLFHIDLNGQRGIKYDQDLVFGHGDLTSAFFTVDLLENGFPGGGPKYDGPRHFDYKPSRTDGYDGVWESAKSNMAMYLLLKERALAFRADPQVQEALTTSGVFELGETTLAAGETTADLLADAAAFEDFNADKAAERSFAFVRLNQLAIEHLLGAH from the coding sequence ATGACCCCCACACCTACCCCCGCCGACAAATTCACTTTTGGCCTCTGGACCGTTGGCTGGACCGGCGCCGACCCGTTCGGCGTCGCCACCCGCTCTGCGCTTGACCCCGTGGAAGCCGTCCACCGGCTGGCCGAGCTCGGCGCCTACGGCATCACCTTCCACGACAATGACCTGGTCCCTTTCGACGCCTCCGCCTCCGAGCGGGACCTCATCCTGAAGAACTTCCGTGCAGCCCTGGCTGAAACCGGCCTGAAGGTTCCGATGGTGACCACCAACCTCTTCAGCCACCCCGTGTTCAAGGATGGCGGCTTCACCTCAAACGACCGCTCGGTCCGCCGGTTCGCGCTGTCCAAGGTGCTTCGCAACATCGACCTCGCCGCCGAACTCGGCGCCGAGACCTTCGTCATGTGGGGCGGCCGCGAAGGCAGCGAGTACGACGGCTCCAAGGACCTCGCCGCCGCCCTGGACCGCATGAAGGAGGGCGTGGACACCGCCGCCGGCTACATCAAGGAGAAGGGCTACAACCTCCGCATCGCCCTCGAGCCCAAGCCGAACGAACCCCGCGGCGACATCTTCCTGCCCACCGTCGGCCACGGCCTGGCCTTCATCGCCCAGCTGGAACACGGCGACATCGTTGGCCTGAACCCCGAGACCGGGCACGAGCAGATGGCAGGGCTGAACTTCACCCACGGCATCGCCCAGGCGCTGTGGGCCGGCAAGCTCTTCCACATCGACCTCAACGGCCAGCGCGGCATCAAGTACGACCAGGACCTGGTCTTCGGCCACGGCGACCTCACCAGTGCCTTCTTCACCGTAGACCTGCTGGAGAACGGCTTCCCGGGCGGCGGCCCGAAGTACGACGGCCCGCGGCACTTCGACTACAAGCCCTCCCGCACCGACGGCTACGACGGCGTGTGGGAGTCCGCCAAGTCCAACATGGCCATGTACCTGCTCCTGAAGGAGCGGGCGCTGGCCTTCCGCGCAGACCCGCAGGTGCAGGAAGCCCTCACCACCTCTGGCGTCTTCGAGCTCGGCGAAACCACCCTCGCCGCCGGTGAGACCACCGCGGACCTGCTGGCGGATGCTGCCGCGTTTGAGGACTTCAACGCCGACAAGGCAGCGGAGCGCTCCTTCGCGTTCGTCCGTCTCAACCAGCTCGCCATCGAACACCTCCTGGGTGCCCACTAG
- a CDS encoding DUF6993 domain-containing protein, with product MLPTPYQRQSKRAGAALACAVLAVVLSGCAAGSSATQPASGASGAQASKLEATAAASAKQEPAQGAGPLAGSTRPGGEPLAGTSGGTQASAAAAATDTVKRTVTDTLTKLAAGTPKPATSQVSEALAGAGIAPAVLQVSQSRTPTGLEADAIEAAVLQGKDCVIGQVREGAVTVTVLPVLASGKCFVGS from the coding sequence ATGCTTCCCACCCCATACCAGCGGCAGAGCAAACGCGCCGGTGCAGCATTGGCATGTGCAGTCCTGGCCGTGGTTCTGTCAGGGTGTGCTGCCGGTTCTTCCGCGACTCAGCCCGCAAGTGGAGCCAGCGGCGCACAGGCATCAAAGCTGGAGGCCACGGCGGCCGCCAGCGCAAAACAGGAGCCTGCCCAGGGCGCTGGTCCGCTGGCGGGAAGCACCCGTCCCGGCGGTGAACCGCTGGCCGGCACTTCAGGCGGGACGCAGGCGTCCGCGGCTGCAGCGGCCACCGATACGGTGAAGCGGACCGTCACGGATACCCTGACCAAGTTGGCAGCGGGAACACCAAAGCCTGCCACAAGCCAGGTCAGCGAAGCCTTGGCCGGCGCCGGTATTGCGCCGGCGGTTCTCCAGGTCTCGCAAAGCCGTACGCCCACCGGGCTGGAGGCGGACGCAATCGAGGCGGCGGTGCTGCAGGGCAAGGACTGTGTGATCGGTCAGGTGCGTGAAGGCGCCGTGACGGTGACTGTCCTTCCGGTACTGGCCAGCGGGAAGTGCTTCGTCGGGTCCTGA
- a CDS encoding sugar phosphate isomerase/epimerase family protein: MSDYSRLSINSATTKKWTLAQVVEGCVNAGIPAIGPWRDRVEEAGLDKAARLIKDAGLRVSSLCRGGFLTAADAEGQAAALADNRAAILEAVALDTRELFLVVGGLAPGEKDVVAARQRVADRLADLVPFAQEHGIRLVLEPLHPMYAADRALISTLGQALDLAAPFDASIVGVAVDTFHVWWDPELKAQIERAGRENRIASYQVCDFNMPIAADPLLSRGYMGDGVVDFATIGTWVRDAGYTGDIEVEIFNQEIWDMDGNTVLATVKERYAELVLPYA; the protein is encoded by the coding sequence ATGAGCGACTACTCCCGCCTTTCGATCAACAGCGCCACCACCAAGAAGTGGACACTCGCGCAGGTCGTTGAGGGGTGCGTCAATGCCGGAATTCCTGCCATCGGCCCCTGGCGGGACCGGGTGGAGGAAGCAGGCCTGGACAAGGCCGCACGCCTGATCAAGGACGCAGGGCTCCGTGTCTCCTCCCTGTGCCGGGGCGGTTTCCTGACCGCCGCGGACGCCGAGGGCCAGGCAGCCGCGCTTGCCGACAACCGTGCCGCCATCCTCGAGGCCGTGGCCCTGGACACCAGGGAGCTGTTCCTGGTGGTCGGCGGCCTGGCGCCGGGGGAGAAGGATGTTGTGGCAGCGCGCCAGCGCGTGGCTGACCGGCTGGCAGACCTGGTCCCGTTCGCCCAGGAGCACGGCATCCGTCTGGTCCTGGAACCACTGCATCCGATGTACGCAGCGGACCGTGCCCTGATCTCCACGCTGGGGCAGGCCCTGGACCTCGCGGCGCCCTTCGACGCCTCCATCGTGGGGGTCGCCGTCGACACTTTCCATGTCTGGTGGGACCCGGAGTTGAAGGCCCAGATTGAACGTGCCGGACGGGAAAACCGGATCGCGTCCTACCAGGTGTGCGACTTCAACATGCCTATCGCCGCCGATCCGCTGCTCTCCCGCGGGTACATGGGCGACGGCGTGGTGGACTTTGCGACGATCGGCACCTGGGTGCGCGACGCCGGGTACACCGGCGACATCGAGGTGGAGATTTTCAATCAGGAGATTTGGGACATGGACGGCAACACCGTCCTGGCCACGGTCAAGGAGCGGTACGCGGAGCTTGTCCTGCCGTACGCCTGA
- the xylB gene encoding xylulokinase, translated as MPLVAGVDSSTQSCKVVIRDADTGALVRQGRAAHPEGSEVHPDHWWTALQKAVADAGGLDDVSAVSVGGQQHGMVCLDSDGAVIRPALLWNDTRSAGAALELIEGAGGGDPAAGAQYWATATGTVPVASLTVTKLRWLTAHEPENAAKVAAVCLPHDWLTWRLAGYGPGSGEEGLAALATDRSDASGTGYYSTAEGKYLPDVLSAALGHVPVLPKVLGPLEAAGRTPAGSLLAAGAGDNAAAALGAGAVLGDVVMSLGTSGTVFAVSNTPAADASGLVAGFADAAGHYLPLVCTLNATRIFDATAALLEVDLPEFNRLALSAGPGAGGLTLVPYFDGERTPNLPDATGSLHGITRANYTPANLARAAVEGVVCSLADGLAALQAQGVQAQRIILVGGGAQSAAVQEVAASLLGSAVTVPAPGEYVADGAARQAAAALTGRFPEWAAAAVDLPRGKDDAGVLARYRRFASLYA; from the coding sequence ATGCCGCTCGTAGCCGGAGTCGACAGCTCCACCCAGTCCTGCAAGGTAGTCATCCGCGACGCCGACACCGGAGCGCTGGTCCGCCAGGGACGGGCCGCCCACCCTGAGGGCAGTGAGGTCCACCCGGACCACTGGTGGACGGCGCTGCAGAAAGCCGTGGCGGACGCCGGGGGCCTGGATGACGTCAGCGCCGTCTCCGTGGGTGGCCAGCAGCACGGCATGGTCTGCCTGGACAGCGACGGTGCGGTGATCCGTCCGGCGCTGCTGTGGAACGACACCCGCAGCGCCGGCGCGGCCTTGGAGCTCATCGAGGGTGCCGGCGGCGGCGATCCCGCCGCCGGCGCGCAGTACTGGGCGACAGCCACAGGAACCGTTCCCGTAGCGTCCCTGACGGTGACCAAGCTGCGCTGGCTGACAGCCCACGAGCCGGAAAACGCCGCGAAAGTGGCCGCCGTCTGCCTGCCGCACGACTGGCTCACCTGGCGGCTGGCAGGCTACGGGCCCGGCAGCGGAGAAGAAGGCTTGGCGGCTTTGGCCACTGACCGCTCCGACGCGTCGGGCACCGGCTACTACTCGACGGCGGAGGGCAAGTACCTTCCGGACGTCCTGTCCGCAGCCCTTGGGCACGTGCCGGTCCTTCCCAAGGTCCTTGGGCCGTTGGAAGCGGCGGGCAGGACGCCGGCCGGCAGCCTTCTGGCCGCAGGCGCCGGGGACAATGCGGCCGCCGCGCTGGGCGCCGGGGCCGTGCTGGGCGACGTGGTGATGTCGCTGGGCACGTCCGGCACCGTGTTCGCAGTGTCCAATACGCCGGCGGCAGACGCCTCGGGTCTGGTGGCAGGGTTCGCAGACGCGGCGGGCCACTACCTGCCGCTCGTGTGCACCCTGAACGCCACCCGCATCTTCGATGCCACGGCCGCCCTGCTGGAGGTGGACCTGCCGGAGTTCAACCGGCTGGCACTGTCAGCCGGACCCGGCGCGGGAGGCCTCACCCTGGTCCCCTACTTTGACGGGGAGCGGACGCCCAACCTGCCGGACGCCACCGGTTCCCTGCATGGCATCACCCGGGCCAACTACACGCCGGCCAACCTGGCGCGCGCCGCCGTCGAAGGCGTGGTCTGCTCCCTCGCTGACGGTCTGGCGGCCCTGCAGGCCCAAGGCGTGCAGGCGCAACGGATCATCCTCGTCGGCGGCGGTGCACAGTCTGCCGCCGTCCAGGAAGTTGCTGCGAGCCTGCTGGGATCCGCCGTCACAGTCCCGGCGCCGGGCGAGTATGTTGCGGACGGCGCCGCGCGCCAGGCCGCCGCGGCGCTCACCGGACGGTTTCCGGAATGGGCGGCAGCCGCCGTCGACCTTCCGCGGGGCAAGGACGACGCCGGCGTGCTGGCCCGGTACCGCAGGTTCGCCTCGTTGTACGCCTAG
- a CDS encoding single-stranded DNA-binding protein, which produces MSETIITIRGFVATEITSSTTPGGVATASFRLGSTSRRFDQASKTWGDGHTNWFTVQGYRNLAGTLGCSIRKGQPVIVVGKLKLRTREKDGRVYHSTTIDAEAVGHDLTFGSANFIRTASRPALSLVEQVPDEAAGMDHDPDEPEDREDEHPEDLVQPAVVVQDNDGRLASLDLETGELAEV; this is translated from the coding sequence ATGAGCGAAACGATCATCACCATCCGGGGCTTCGTGGCCACGGAGATAACGAGTTCCACCACGCCCGGGGGAGTGGCGACAGCCTCCTTCCGGCTTGGTTCCACCAGCCGCCGCTTCGACCAGGCATCCAAGACCTGGGGTGACGGGCACACCAACTGGTTCACGGTCCAGGGCTACCGCAACCTTGCTGGAACCCTGGGGTGCAGCATCAGGAAGGGGCAGCCGGTCATCGTGGTGGGCAAGCTGAAGCTCCGCACCCGGGAAAAGGACGGGCGGGTCTACCACTCCACCACCATCGACGCCGAGGCCGTGGGGCACGACCTCACCTTTGGATCTGCCAACTTCATTCGTACCGCCTCCAGGCCTGCCCTTTCCCTCGTGGAGCAGGTGCCGGATGAGGCCGCCGGAATGGACCATGACCCGGATGAACCGGAGGACCGTGAGGACGAGCATCCCGAAGACCTCGTCCAGCCCGCCGTCGTCGTCCAGGACAATGACGGCAGGCTCGCTTCGCTGGACCTGGAAACGGGGGAACTCGCCGAAGTGTAG
- a CDS encoding ROK family protein, whose translation MVMPAPAAAGPGGAAPGSVGDVRRSNLALVLGAIAEFPAGTCPSRAQLAGATGLTKASVSSLVLDLLDAGIIREIGLNPQGRGRPGVGLELNPGRAVMGMEINVDYISAAVVDLAGNVLIREVKERDNRNSADAPVLAALAVLAARVRSTAGEDGVEVLGGGLAVPGLVDPAAARVLTAPNLGWVDVDLDLDALLPEAPLGVALFNEANAAALAELRHRPDSASDFLFVSGEVGVGGGIVIGSELFTGPEGHAGEVGHVVVDPDGGRCSCGGTGCLETVAGQDAIFAAAGVAQEAASRSASMSVLLQALKAGDPKAVSAVERAGRCLGIALASTARVVNIHSVVLGGHFAVLEAWLRKPLLESLQKYAPGKYVAEQVAVSAVGESGALLGAAGSVIRSLVEAPHRLHA comes from the coding sequence ATGGTGATGCCGGCGCCTGCAGCGGCGGGACCCGGAGGCGCAGCCCCCGGAAGCGTGGGGGATGTCCGGCGCAGCAACCTTGCACTGGTCCTGGGCGCCATCGCGGAATTCCCGGCCGGCACGTGTCCCAGCCGCGCCCAGCTGGCAGGCGCCACCGGACTGACCAAAGCGTCGGTGTCCAGCCTGGTTCTGGACCTCCTGGACGCCGGGATCATCCGTGAAATAGGGCTGAACCCGCAAGGGCGGGGCCGGCCCGGCGTCGGGCTGGAGCTCAACCCCGGTCGTGCTGTCATGGGAATGGAGATCAACGTCGACTACATCTCGGCGGCGGTGGTTGACCTGGCCGGGAACGTCCTCATCCGTGAAGTCAAGGAGCGGGACAACCGGAACAGCGCTGACGCTCCGGTGCTGGCGGCGCTCGCGGTCCTGGCCGCCCGCGTCCGAAGCACTGCGGGGGAGGACGGGGTTGAGGTCCTTGGCGGAGGGCTGGCCGTGCCTGGACTCGTTGATCCTGCTGCGGCGCGGGTGCTTACCGCCCCCAACCTTGGCTGGGTTGATGTGGACCTTGACCTTGATGCTTTGTTGCCCGAGGCTCCCCTGGGCGTGGCGCTCTTCAACGAGGCCAATGCGGCAGCCCTGGCGGAACTGCGGCACCGTCCCGACAGTGCCTCCGACTTTCTGTTTGTCTCGGGCGAGGTGGGCGTCGGTGGCGGGATCGTCATCGGCTCCGAGCTGTTCACTGGGCCGGAAGGTCATGCCGGCGAAGTGGGACACGTCGTGGTGGACCCGGACGGCGGCCGCTGTTCCTGCGGGGGGACCGGCTGCCTGGAGACCGTCGCCGGCCAGGACGCCATCTTCGCCGCTGCCGGCGTGGCCCAGGAGGCTGCGTCCCGTTCCGCCAGCATGTCCGTTCTCCTGCAGGCGCTGAAGGCCGGAGACCCCAAGGCCGTCTCCGCCGTCGAACGGGCCGGCCGCTGCCTTGGCATAGCGCTCGCGTCAACGGCGCGGGTGGTCAATATCCACTCGGTGGTCCTTGGCGGGCACTTCGCCGTCCTGGAGGCCTGGCTGCGCAAACCATTGCTGGAAAGCCTGCAGAAATACGCGCCCGGCAAGTACGTGGCTGAACAGGTTGCAGTGTCCGCCGTGGGCGAATCCGGAGCCCTGCTGGGCGCCGCCGGCAGCGTCATCCGGTCCCTTGTGGAGGCGCCGCACCGGCTGCACGCGTAG